Within the Deltaproteobacteria bacterium genome, the region CGAGTCTTTCAAAGACAAGGGATACGAAGTTCTCTTCTTCACCGATCCGGTTGATGAAGTTTGGCTAGAGCGCGCACCTGCATACGAAGACCTCAATTTTGCTTCTATCAGCAAGGGTGAAGTCGACCTCGGTACCGAAGAGGAAAAGGAAAAAGCGCGGGAAGACCTTAAGAAGAGCGAAGAAAACTTTAAATCGCTTTTAGAGAAGCTTCAGGCGTTGCTCGACAACGAGGTGAAAGAAGTTCGTTTAACGAACCGAATGACCTCATCTCCTGCATGCTTGGTTGTGGATCAAGATGATATGTCTCCTCAGATGGCTCAGCTCATGAGTGCCATGGGGCAGGGTGTTCCAGCCAGTAAGCGTATTTTGGAAGTTAATCCGAATCATCCCATCCTTGAGAAGCTGCGCGGTAAAGTAGACGCCAATGCTGAAGATCCAGCAATTGGAGAGTATGCACAGCTCCTACATGGACAAGCACTTTTGGCCGAAGGTGGGACGCTCAACGACCCAACAGCCTTCACAAAGCTTGTTTCTAACCTAATGGTCCGTGCGCTTTAAAGCCTGAGTCCACCGGTGGCGTTAGCCTCAAACAATCGATAGCATTACCCTTAAAGGAGATGACTATCGATGATGCAGCTCTTTGCATTGATGCTGGCAACATCCACCATGGGCGTGGTGCTAGACCAGCCAAGTTTAGAGCTTGGTCCACATGTCATCTATTTCGAGGACCAGTCCGGTGAAGTGACCATTGCGCAGTTACGTTCTGGTCAGTTCGATGCGAAATTTCAGAAGCACAAACGAGATGTTCCTAATTTTGGGATCTCCGACTCAGCTTATTGGTTTAAAGTTGAAGTCACCAATGCGCTCGACGAGAGTAATTTGGTATTTTCAAACCGCTACGGCCTGATTGATAATTTTCGAATTTACCTGGATAGAGAAGGTTACCCAAGCAGCCCTCGGTACGGCGGGGATCATATTCCGTTCACCAATAAGCATAGACCCCATAAAAGCATTCATTTCCCGATTGTCTTGGAAAAGGGGGAGAGAGCAACGTTTTGGATCCGAGCTCAAACCCATGGCTCGATGCAAATGCCTCTGTTCCTCGAGGTTGAGTCCGCTTTTGATACTTATGCTTTAGAAGATACTGCGCTCTGGGCATGTTTTTACGGCATCATGCTGGCGATGTTTTTTTACCACTTCTTAATTTTTATCAGCCTGCGAGATATTCAATACTTGCTTTGTAGTATTTTCTTATTGCTGATTCTTTTGACCAACTCAGCGTTGAATGGGGATACGCTGCGCTATTTGTTTCCAGAGAATCCCTATCTCGGAAACATGACCATCCCTCCGCTTTTAGCCTATTGCAACGGGTGCGTGTTTATTTTTGGATTGAACTTTCTCGAAATCAAATCTTGGAGCGCTTTTTGGCATAAGGTTTTTAAGTTGCTCTTTATTGGCTACGTCGTCATTGGAACCGCCAGCTTCTTTTTGCACTATAATCAGGCAGTCCGGCTGACGATTCCCATTGTGATTGTGAGCCCTGTGATTGTTTTCATCGGCGCGTTTATGCGCTGGCGCTCAGGCTATCGGCCCGCTCGTTTCTTCTTGATGGCCTGGCCCATCTTACTTAGTGCCACGATTTTAGGCGGCCTGCAGAAAAAAGGAATTTTGCCGAGCACATTTCTTATTGATGCTATGCAGATTCTGGGAAGCATTGCGGGGGCCACATTGGTTGCTTTTGCTTTGGCAGATAAAATTCAAATCTTACAAGGTGAGCGCAATGCAGCTGCGCGGGCACTTCGAAGCAGCCACGAGCAGCTGGCCTTGGCTCTTGACGAGGCTCACGAAGCCAATATGGTGAAAAGTCACTTTTTGGCAAACATGTCTCATGAGGTTCGAACACCGTTAAACGCGCTTCTCAATTTGCCACCCTTGGTACTGCAAGCAATCTCTTGTGATTACCTATGGGAATGCAAAGCGTGCAGTATTCAGTTTCAAGATGATTTACTAACGACTATGGACGACCCTCGTGTGGCTCACTGTCCTGATTGTGAAGACCAGATGTATGTGGTTGCGTTTCAGCCACTTGAAGTCAGTATGTCCGAGCAACGGGTCATGCTGAATCGAGTCCAAGATTCGGCTCACGAACTCAACAATATTTTATCGGGTGTACTGGATTACGCTCAGATTGAAGCGGGTTTTCTTAAGTTGGCTACCGAACGCGTCAGCGCTCAGGACCTTGTGCATGACGCATCTGTCTT harbors:
- a CDS encoding molecular chaperone HtpG (molecular chaperone) — encoded protein: ESFKDKGYEVLFFTDPVDEVWLERAPAYEDLNFASISKGEVDLGTEEEKEKAREDLKKSEENFKSLLEKLQALLDNEVKEVRLTNRMTSSPACLVVDQDDMSPQMAQLMSAMGQGVPASKRILEVNPNHPILEKLRGKVDANAEDPAIGEYAQLLHGQALLAEGGTLNDPTAFTKLVSNLMVRAL
- a CDS encoding sensor histidine kinase, with translation MMQLFALMLATSTMGVVLDQPSLELGPHVIYFEDQSGEVTIAQLRSGQFDAKFQKHKRDVPNFGISDSAYWFKVEVTNALDESNLVFSNRYGLIDNFRIYLDREGYPSSPRYGGDHIPFTNKHRPHKSIHFPIVLEKGERATFWIRAQTHGSMQMPLFLEVESAFDTYALEDTALWACFYGIMLAMFFYHFLIFISLRDIQYLLCSIFLLLILLTNSALNGDTLRYLFPENPYLGNMTIPPLLAYCNGCVFIFGLNFLEIKSWSAFWHKVFKLLFIGYVVIGTASFFLHYNQAVRLTIPIVIVSPVIVFIGAFMRWRSGYRPARFFLMAWPILLSATILGGLQKKGILPSTFLIDAMQILGSIAGATLVAFALADKIQILQGERNAAARALRSSHEQLALALDEAHEANMVKSHFLANMSHEVRTPLNALLNLPPLVLQAISCDYLWECKACSIQFQDDLLTTMDDPRVAHCPDCEDQMYVVAFQPLEVSMSEQRVMLNRVQDSAHELNNILSGVLDYAQIEAGFLKLATERVSAQDLVHDASVLVTERHKSCIKPHFRGQATEPVWLACDENYILNVLLHLFDNAYKFSPDGSKVSIDLSPEVTDAGMARFTITDEGPGISKEALEVVFQGFRQVDMGHTRSHRGSGLGLAICKGIVEEHGGNIWIENRNQGGTSVSFTVPVHS